A single region of the Vibrio cyclitrophicus genome encodes:
- a CDS encoding amidohydrolase family protein yields MKRTLLASSLALVATFTFAEEKAQLPQTLFQNVDIFNGTENKLYEDHFVLVEGNIITSISQKDIDVRDDAVVIDGTGKTLTPGFIENHAHLMLMGPTLPAMESNTTWEDFAIHGTRMAEMYLMQGFTTVRDAGGANGGLRRAIDAGEIVGPRYYPSGAFLSSRGGHADFANYTAPVGEDTNFGRLNMAQEVDSVAEVKKYARNNFRMGATQLKYMQSGGVVSAFDPWQLLAGSPEEVGAAVEVADTYGSYVMAHSYRKEAIIGALNAGVRSIEHGFMFDCEISELMEEKGAYITTNLTAFDPNLLEIPAVKNVPSSLAKAKSASAAFKDYIPNMKKCPAPRGFQTDCVGSVDACNIQVAYEKKLNNDFFGPFESLKTLTSVGGEIATLSGEFMNPYPDAKLGVIEKGAYADILLLDGNPFEDFSVVGTGDKWFGADKRPDSPESIQLIMKDGVIYKNTL; encoded by the coding sequence ATGAAAAGAACTCTACTTGCCTCCTCGTTAGCATTGGTCGCGACATTCACCTTTGCTGAAGAAAAGGCTCAACTCCCACAAACGTTATTTCAGAACGTAGACATTTTTAATGGTACTGAAAACAAGTTATATGAAGATCATTTTGTGTTGGTTGAGGGGAATATCATTACCTCTATCTCGCAAAAAGATATTGATGTGCGTGATGATGCTGTTGTCATTGATGGTACAGGTAAAACCTTAACTCCTGGCTTTATTGAAAACCACGCCCACTTGATGCTTATGGGGCCGACGTTGCCAGCGATGGAATCCAACACCACATGGGAAGATTTCGCCATCCACGGTACACGTATGGCGGAAATGTACCTGATGCAAGGCTTTACCACCGTACGTGATGCTGGTGGTGCTAATGGTGGCCTGCGTAGAGCTATCGATGCTGGTGAAATTGTTGGTCCTCGTTACTACCCATCAGGTGCATTTTTGAGCTCGCGTGGTGGTCATGCCGATTTTGCTAACTATACAGCGCCTGTCGGTGAAGACACCAACTTTGGCCGCTTAAACATGGCGCAAGAAGTAGATAGCGTAGCGGAAGTCAAAAAGTACGCCCGTAACAACTTCCGTATGGGTGCGACTCAGCTTAAATACATGCAATCTGGTGGTGTGGTTTCAGCCTTTGACCCATGGCAATTACTCGCAGGCTCCCCGGAAGAAGTGGGCGCAGCTGTTGAGGTAGCCGACACATACGGCAGTTATGTTATGGCGCACTCATACCGAAAAGAAGCGATCATTGGTGCACTAAACGCAGGCGTTAGGTCCATTGAGCATGGCTTCATGTTCGACTGTGAAATTTCTGAACTTATGGAAGAAAAAGGGGCGTACATTACCACCAACTTAACCGCCTTTGATCCCAACCTTCTTGAAATTCCAGCCGTGAAAAATGTGCCATCAAGCTTAGCGAAAGCAAAATCGGCTTCTGCTGCATTTAAAGACTATATACCAAACATGAAAAAGTGTCCGGCTCCACGTGGCTTCCAGACTGACTGTGTTGGTTCGGTTGATGCCTGTAATATTCAAGTAGCATACGAGAAGAAACTCAATAACGACTTCTTCGGTCCATTTGAGTCACTAAAAACACTCACTTCAGTTGGTGGAGAAATAGCCACATTATCGGGTGAGTTCATGAATCCATACCCAGACGCTAAATTAGGGGTTATCGAGAAAGGCGCCTATGCCGACATCCTACTTCTTGATGGCAACCCTTTTGAAGACTTTTCTGTGGTCGGTACGGGAGATAAATGGTTTGGTGCCGATAAACGACCTGATTCTCCAGAATCGATTCAACTTATTATGAAAGATGGCGTTATCTATAAAAACACGCTTTAA
- a CDS encoding DUF3299 domain-containing protein, which translates to MNRLIILFVSVVSFSGFSSELIQLEWKDLKPKQTQNQTVLPELSYQQRLALQEVFTLSQYNDPKSVSDLAALKESLKTDGLDTDALLTLRAEYIESQQRMAETVTTEFNGKKVRIPGFLVPVEFSAPLVATEFLLVPVAGACIHMPPPPANQIVRISYPKGYKVETVQYPVWVEGVMSSKLETDNLYLVDGNTDVTMGYTMNASLVKNYH; encoded by the coding sequence TTGAATAGATTAATTATCCTCTTTGTCTCTGTCGTTTCATTTTCGGGTTTCTCTAGTGAATTGATTCAACTAGAGTGGAAAGACTTGAAGCCAAAGCAGACACAAAATCAAACCGTGTTACCAGAGTTAAGCTACCAACAGCGTCTAGCATTGCAGGAAGTTTTTACTCTATCGCAATACAATGATCCAAAATCGGTCTCTGATTTGGCCGCATTAAAAGAGAGCCTAAAAACAGATGGACTTGATACCGATGCTCTTTTAACACTGCGCGCCGAATACATTGAAAGCCAACAACGGATGGCAGAAACCGTCACCACTGAATTTAATGGTAAAAAAGTGCGTATTCCCGGCTTTCTTGTTCCTGTTGAATTTTCAGCACCTTTAGTTGCCACTGAATTTTTGCTAGTTCCTGTGGCAGGTGCCTGTATACATATGCCGCCTCCTCCGGCAAACCAAATTGTACGGATCTCTTATCCTAAGGGATATAAAGTAGAGACGGTGCAATATCCTGTTTGGGTTGAAGGTGTCATGTCATCGAAATTAGAAACCGACAATCTCTACCTTGTTGATGGCAATACAGATGTGACTATGGGTTACACTATGAATGCTTCTTTAGTGAAGAATTATCACTAA
- a CDS encoding type II secretion system protein: MSKQSGFTLVELVTVIILLGILSAVALPRYLNLQKDARIASIHGLKGAVEDAARLAYAKAAIDGVENLERSGPQDDNSSDTNLGSLELRYGYPEANANGGGLDIVDLLNLGSNDIEEMDWDVCYARGDEGEECKRHTNENSVRIGIGIAEDYRKECYVRYEEPEDENSDSTNRKEPLITIETSEC; this comes from the coding sequence ATGTCTAAACAATCTGGTTTTACGCTCGTTGAATTGGTAACCGTCATCATTCTTTTGGGTATTCTTTCCGCCGTTGCCCTGCCACGGTACTTAAACTTGCAAAAAGACGCTCGAATAGCTTCGATCCATGGCCTCAAAGGTGCGGTGGAAGATGCCGCAAGACTTGCTTATGCTAAAGCTGCAATTGACGGCGTGGAAAACCTAGAGCGTTCAGGCCCGCAAGATGACAACTCTTCAGACACTAATTTAGGTTCACTCGAACTAAGGTATGGCTACCCTGAAGCAAACGCTAATGGAGGTGGTTTGGACATTGTTGATTTGCTGAACCTAGGCTCTAATGACATCGAAGAAATGGATTGGGATGTATGTTATGCAAGAGGTGACGAAGGAGAAGAATGTAAACGTCACACCAACGAAAACTCGGTCCGTATCGGCATTGGTATTGCTGAAGACTACAGAAAAGAGTGTTATGTTAGATACGAGGAACCGGAAGACGAAAACTCTGATTCTACAAACCGAAAAGAACCGCTCATAACGATTGAAACTAGCGAGTGCTAA
- a CDS encoding HlyD family secretion protein, whose product MSEAQENTPNPRNRIKMTTNAILGIATVTIGITVFADRIIPTTDNVRVNGDVVSITPQVSGQVSQVAIQANAATKKGQTLLEVTATEYEIAVKKAETNVKLAGQQVGAHMAGVLSAQAKVTTALVAQDNVRRQGERVLTMAEKGIVSKSDADKARAAISQADAEVINVKANLERAKTQAGGDGDDNAQIQIALLELQQAQLDLENTRIKAPANGAVTNFYLSEGTYASVGKPIMTFVGSDELWLEANFRENSLGNIKPGDEIEVTLDFAPGKVFKGSVSSVDLGVSWGQTKTPGMLATVKPQNGWLRDAQSMPVTIQLDDAETLDYMRIGGQGDVVVYTNDNTIMNMLGMAWIRLVSWFSYVR is encoded by the coding sequence ATGTCAGAAGCACAAGAAAATACCCCAAACCCACGCAACAGAATCAAAATGACAACCAATGCGATCTTAGGGATTGCTACCGTAACTATTGGGATTACAGTGTTTGCAGATCGCATTATTCCAACGACTGATAACGTTCGAGTTAATGGTGATGTGGTTTCGATTACGCCCCAAGTGTCGGGTCAAGTCTCTCAGGTTGCAATACAAGCAAATGCTGCAACAAAAAAAGGCCAAACCCTTCTAGAAGTAACCGCAACTGAATATGAAATTGCAGTAAAAAAAGCAGAAACCAATGTTAAGTTAGCGGGTCAACAAGTTGGGGCGCACATGGCAGGGGTTTTATCCGCTCAAGCAAAAGTGACTACCGCCCTAGTGGCTCAAGACAATGTTAGACGCCAAGGTGAACGTGTACTCACTATGGCTGAGAAAGGCATTGTTTCAAAATCCGATGCTGACAAAGCACGAGCGGCAATTAGTCAGGCTGATGCCGAAGTTATTAATGTGAAAGCGAACCTAGAGCGCGCGAAAACTCAAGCGGGTGGTGATGGTGACGACAATGCACAGATTCAAATCGCCCTATTAGAACTTCAACAAGCACAGCTCGACCTTGAAAATACTCGAATAAAAGCGCCAGCTAATGGTGCGGTGACCAACTTTTATTTGTCTGAAGGGACATATGCAAGTGTTGGAAAACCTATTATGACATTCGTTGGTTCAGACGAGCTATGGTTAGAGGCTAATTTTCGAGAAAACAGCTTAGGTAATATTAAGCCAGGGGATGAAATTGAAGTCACATTAGATTTTGCACCAGGTAAGGTATTTAAGGGCAGTGTCAGCTCTGTTGACCTTGGTGTCTCTTGGGGACAAACCAAAACGCCTGGAATGCTCGCAACGGTTAAGCCTCAAAATGGGTGGTTAAGAGACGCTCAAAGTATGCCCGTGACCATTCAACTTGATGACGCTGAAACGCTGGATTATATGCGAATTGGTGGGCAAGGTGATGTCGTTGTTTATACTAATGACAACACTATTATGAACATGCTAGGAATGGCTTGGATTCGGTTAGTTAGCTGGTTCTCTTATGTTCGATAA
- a CDS encoding DUF2955 domain-containing protein — MFDNIDKATERRILRYVFAVGTSSFIAIWFNWPLAFCAPLFTAKFMVDKPHFTRLHILQLLFALVASFAVSLVVSTGLPEYKIAFLVIYAGGLLWGYYLITDPKWQMFATFWIINLILTPSVTTIDQGMALDIGFGMAFSGVLAVLLCFIGHVYFPEQNVQAMDNFPPSPLPDDMRWSASLQALMVSFPLVVFYFYYQLSQVLLTVAFVILLSLLTNADKAGKTSVFFVLSNIVGGLVAFVAFMVISIVPNMFVYMLVVLLVIILFATKIYTDPAKVPVFTTGFTGFIVLMGTSMSSGALDDKFFLRIWQLLLVIVYLVFMAYFMEGRSKTKTKAKT; from the coding sequence ATGTTCGATAATATCGATAAAGCCACTGAGCGAAGGATTCTAAGATACGTTTTTGCTGTTGGTACTTCATCGTTCATCGCCATCTGGTTCAACTGGCCTTTAGCGTTTTGTGCCCCACTATTTACGGCAAAGTTTATGGTAGACAAGCCTCACTTTACCCGATTGCATATTTTGCAGCTATTATTCGCATTGGTGGCAAGCTTTGCGGTTTCGCTGGTGGTGTCGACGGGCTTGCCAGAGTACAAAATTGCATTCTTAGTTATCTATGCTGGCGGTCTATTATGGGGTTACTACTTAATCACCGATCCCAAGTGGCAGATGTTTGCAACGTTTTGGATCATAAATTTAATCCTAACGCCCTCGGTTACCACTATCGATCAGGGAATGGCATTAGATATTGGCTTTGGAATGGCGTTTTCTGGCGTATTAGCTGTATTACTGTGTTTTATTGGTCACGTCTACTTCCCGGAACAAAATGTTCAAGCTATGGACAATTTCCCACCGTCACCATTGCCAGATGATATGAGGTGGAGCGCATCTCTGCAGGCACTAATGGTGTCATTTCCATTGGTCGTGTTCTATTTCTATTATCAATTGTCTCAGGTGCTGCTTACCGTTGCGTTCGTCATTCTGTTGTCACTACTGACCAATGCTGATAAAGCAGGGAAAACATCTGTGTTTTTTGTCCTCAGTAACATAGTCGGTGGTTTAGTCGCTTTTGTTGCGTTTATGGTGATCTCTATCGTGCCCAACATGTTTGTATATATGTTGGTGGTTCTACTGGTCATTATTTTATTTGCCACAAAAATATACACAGATCCGGCTAAAGTACCGGTCTTTACGACAGGATTTACGGGTTTTATTGTTTTGATGGGGACATCCATGAGCTCTGGCGCACTTGACGATAAATTCTTCTTGAGAATATGGCAATTATTACTCGTCATCGTCTATCTAGTTTTCATGGCCTACTTTATGGAAGGTCGAAGCAAAACTAAAACCAAAGCCAAAACCTAA